In the genome of Hyphobacterium sp. CCMP332, one region contains:
- a CDS encoding transketolase family protein: MKKYVSTGDKDTRSGFGAGLTELGKTNKDIVALCADLTGSLKMNEFQANHPDRFFQAGISEANMIGMAAGLAIGGKIPFTGTFANFSTGRVYDQIRQSVAYSDKNVKICASHAGLTLGEDGATHQMLEDLGMMKMLPNMTVINPCDYNQTKLATIAIADHHGPVYLRFGRPKVANFTPENADFKIGKGILLNEGKDLTIIATGHLVWDSIQAAEKLESEGFSVELINIHTIKPLDEEIILNSAKKTNLVLTAEEHQQNGGLGESIASLLSRKFPCKMDMVAVQDSFGESGKPAELMKKYNLDSTDIYGKAKSLLQ; the protein is encoded by the coding sequence ATGAAAAAATATGTTTCAACAGGCGATAAGGACACGCGTTCCGGCTTCGGAGCGGGGTTGACCGAATTGGGTAAAACTAATAAAGACATTGTCGCCTTATGCGCGGACCTTACCGGTTCATTAAAAATGAATGAATTTCAGGCAAATCATCCGGATCGTTTTTTTCAGGCCGGTATTTCTGAAGCCAATATGATTGGCATGGCGGCGGGTTTGGCCATTGGAGGCAAAATTCCTTTTACCGGAACATTCGCTAATTTTTCAACAGGAAGAGTGTATGATCAGATTAGACAGTCCGTTGCCTATTCCGATAAAAATGTAAAAATCTGTGCTTCGCATGCCGGCCTGACCCTTGGTGAAGACGGGGCCACCCATCAAATGCTCGAAGATTTGGGAATGATGAAAATGCTTCCAAACATGACCGTAATTAATCCATGCGATTATAACCAAACAAAACTGGCTACTATTGCAATTGCAGATCATCATGGGCCAGTTTATTTGCGTTTTGGAAGACCAAAAGTTGCCAACTTCACGCCTGAAAATGCCGATTTTAAAATTGGTAAGGGTATTCTACTCAATGAAGGGAAAGATTTAACGATTATTGCAACAGGACATTTGGTTTGGGATTCCATTCAAGCTGCCGAAAAACTTGAATCCGAGGGCTTTTCAGTAGAATTGATAAATATTCATACCATCAAACCATTGGATGAGGAAATTATTCTTAATTCAGCTAAGAAAACCAATCTTGTACTAACAGCGGAAGAACATCAGCAAAACGGAGGACTGGGAGAAAGTATAGCTTCTCTCCTTTCCAGAAAATTTCCTTGTAAAATGGATATGGTTGCCGTACAGGATTCATTTGGTGAATCCGGGAAACCAGCAGAGTTGATGAAAAAATATAATCTGGATTCTACGGACATCTATGGAAAGGCCAAATCTCTCTTGCAATAG
- a CDS encoding MBL fold metallo-hydrolase: protein MLTLIFLILLIVVIAFFYMKKDTFGKLPSGERLNIIKNSPNYKNGSFQNLSPTPDLAEGHNYASVTYEFLFKGSNRKKPKQKIPSIKTDLKRLPLESNVLIWFGHSSYFMQIDGIKYLVDPVFSGNASPIPGSASSFDGTDIYTVDDLPQIDYLIISHDHYDHVDYKTLKNLKDKAQKVICGLGVGAHLEHWGFDLGKIIEKDWNEHIKLNDSTDIYTTPARHFSGRGLSRNKSLWMSYVLKTPSLKIYIGGDSGYDKHYKEIGEKFGPIDVAIIENGQYDSAWKYIHNLPHEVLMATEDLNSKRLFPVHSSKFVLANHSWDEPLVKVSEYNKDYGFQLITPIIGEIVKLNDSSQTFRQWWTEIE, encoded by the coding sequence ATGTTAACATTGATTTTTTTGATTTTGCTTATTGTAGTGATTGCGTTTTTCTACATGAAGAAAGACACTTTTGGCAAACTACCAAGCGGTGAGCGATTGAACATCATTAAAAATTCCCCGAATTATAAAAATGGTTCATTTCAAAATTTAAGCCCAACACCCGATTTAGCGGAGGGCCATAATTATGCTTCAGTGACTTATGAATTCCTCTTTAAGGGATCTAATCGAAAAAAACCAAAGCAGAAAATCCCATCAATTAAAACCGACCTCAAGCGACTGCCTTTAGAATCGAATGTTCTTATTTGGTTTGGCCACTCATCCTATTTCATGCAAATAGATGGCATAAAGTATTTGGTTGATCCGGTATTTAGTGGCAATGCCTCGCCCATACCTGGTTCTGCAAGCTCATTTGATGGCACTGACATATATACCGTTGATGATTTACCTCAAATTGATTATTTGATCATCTCCCACGACCATTACGATCATGTGGATTACAAAACGCTCAAAAATTTAAAGGACAAAGCCCAAAAAGTAATATGCGGATTAGGGGTTGGGGCGCATTTGGAACATTGGGGTTTTGATCTTGGAAAGATTATTGAGAAAGACTGGAATGAACATATAAAACTGAATGACAGTACTGACATTTATACAACACCAGCAAGGCATTTTTCCGGCAGAGGATTAAGCAGAAATAAATCTCTATGGATGTCCTACGTATTAAAAACACCTTCTTTAAAAATCTATATCGGGGGTGATAGCGGCTATGATAAGCACTATAAAGAGATAGGTGAAAAATTCGGTCCTATTGATGTCGCAATAATTGAAAATGGTCAATACGATTCGGCCTGGAAATACATTCACAATTTACCCCATGAGGTATTAATGGCTACCGAGGATTTAAATTCGAAAAGACTGTTTCCCGTGCATTCTTCAAAATTTGTGTTGGCCAATCATTCATGGGATGAGCCATTAGTTAAAGTGTCTGAATACAATAAGGACTATGGTTTTCAATTGATCACACCGATCATTGGTGAAATAGTAAAACTTAATGATTCTTCTCAAACCTTTAGACAATGGTGGACAGAAATAGAATAA
- a CDS encoding glycosyl hydrolase, with product MLKRPFLSIFLVLCIIGFAFAQKKKSSEEKPKYDASVFSGLKLRSIGPALTSGRISDIAVNPNDYSEYYLAIASGGVWKTSNSGTTFDPIFDAQGSYSIGCVTIAPSNSNVIWVGSGENNNQRSVAYGDGVYKSTDGGKSWKNMGLKNSEHIGMITIHPEYENIVYVAAYGPLWSPGGDRGIYKSTDGGENWEKILAVSEHTGFNEIHMDPRDPQLLYATAHQRRRHVWTYIDGGPETAIYKSTDGGDNWKKLENGIPNNDLGRIGMDISPANPDVVYAIIKATENGGFYKSTDRGESWSKMSDWQTSGNYYQEIVCDPNDVDLVYSLDTWLHHTEDGGKTFQRTGEKSKHVDNHCIWINPNDTDHWRVGCDGGLYETWNAAGDWHYKPNLPITQFYKVAVDNSEPFYYVYGGTQDNNTQGGPSRTTNIHGIRNSDWFITNGGDGFEPQIDPENPNIVYGQAQYGSLNRFDRSSGETTYIKPQPGKDEDAYRWNWDAPLLISPHNNKRLYFGANVLFRSDDRGDNWKVISPDLTRELDRNKLKVMGRVWGVDAVMKNKSTSIYGNLVALDESPLKEGLLYVGSDDGLIHISQDGGNNWTKVETFPGVPARTYVNMLIASSHNENVVYAAFNNHKNGDFKPYLLKSSDKGKSWRSIAGNLPERGSVYAIAEDHVNKDLLFAGTEFGLFFTNDGGANWTQLKSGLPTIAIRDIAIQKRENDLALASFGRSFYILDDYTPLRTVSSELLNKEAHIFPIKEALLYEESNPMGGRGKSSQGESLFTADNPPFGAIFTYYLKDKTQTIEEKRKEKEKEIKKNNGDVYYPDLEDLRKEDREEKPYLLFVIRDMDGNPVRKLEQSPSKGINRLAWNLRYAPTEPIKLSSPEPGRYSYPAEGQYVLPGKYTVEIHQSINGNITKIHDAVEFSIKPLNNQTLLAKDRSAVLAFQNDVAEFSRSVDGSNKLLDESENRLKYIKKAIQVYHSTPVEWMPEVKSIEDKLYDVNLALNGDRTLSSREFETKPGINGRVGFAYYNTWYNTTEPTGTAREQLKIAKELYPPVKAKLDEAVKAIKDLENKMDEKKVPYTPGRDENWKEEMR from the coding sequence ATGTTGAAAAGACCTTTCTTATCGATTTTCCTTGTACTATGTATAATTGGATTCGCATTTGCACAGAAAAAAAAGAGCAGCGAAGAAAAACCCAAATACGATGCTTCAGTATTCAGCGGTTTAAAACTCAGAAGCATAGGGCCGGCTTTGACTTCGGGTAGAATTTCAGACATTGCTGTTAATCCCAATGATTACTCTGAATATTATCTGGCCATTGCTTCAGGCGGTGTTTGGAAAACGAGTAATTCAGGTACTACATTCGATCCAATCTTCGATGCTCAGGGTTCGTATTCAATTGGATGCGTCACCATAGCACCGAGTAATTCCAATGTAATATGGGTAGGAAGTGGTGAAAACAATAACCAGCGTTCAGTCGCCTATGGCGATGGTGTATATAAATCCACCGATGGGGGGAAATCATGGAAAAATATGGGTTTGAAAAATTCCGAACATATCGGCATGATCACAATTCATCCAGAATATGAAAATATAGTATATGTGGCTGCTTATGGACCATTGTGGAGTCCTGGAGGTGACAGGGGAATTTATAAAAGTACAGATGGCGGTGAAAATTGGGAGAAAATTCTCGCTGTTTCTGAGCATACCGGATTTAATGAAATTCACATGGACCCCAGAGATCCACAGCTTTTATATGCAACTGCGCATCAACGAAGACGGCACGTTTGGACTTATATCGACGGTGGCCCTGAAACGGCGATTTATAAAAGCACAGATGGAGGAGACAATTGGAAAAAACTAGAAAATGGCATCCCAAATAATGACCTGGGTAGAATAGGTATGGACATTTCACCTGCTAATCCAGACGTTGTTTATGCAATTATCAAAGCCACAGAAAATGGAGGTTTTTATAAAAGCACCGACAGGGGAGAAAGTTGGTCTAAAATGTCGGACTGGCAAACCAGTGGGAATTACTATCAGGAAATCGTATGTGATCCCAATGATGTTGATTTGGTTTATTCATTGGATACCTGGTTGCATCATACCGAAGACGGGGGTAAAACTTTTCAAAGAACAGGCGAAAAAAGCAAACATGTTGATAATCATTGTATATGGATTAATCCCAACGATACAGATCATTGGCGTGTCGGTTGTGACGGCGGTCTTTATGAAACCTGGAATGCAGCCGGTGACTGGCATTATAAACCAAATCTTCCGATTACACAGTTTTACAAAGTGGCTGTAGATAACTCAGAACCGTTTTATTATGTCTATGGAGGAACACAGGATAACAATACCCAAGGCGGGCCTTCACGAACGACCAATATTCACGGAATCAGAAATTCAGATTGGTTTATAACCAATGGTGGCGACGGTTTTGAACCTCAAATCGACCCTGAAAACCCAAATATCGTATATGGACAGGCCCAATATGGAAGTTTGAACCGTTTCGACCGTTCCAGTGGTGAAACGACTTATATCAAACCACAACCCGGTAAAGATGAAGATGCCTATCGATGGAACTGGGATGCACCTTTATTAATCAGTCCACATAACAATAAACGCTTGTATTTTGGTGCCAACGTCTTATTCAGAAGTGATGATAGGGGAGACAACTGGAAAGTCATAAGTCCTGATCTTACACGAGAATTGGATCGCAACAAGCTCAAGGTAATGGGAAGAGTATGGGGCGTGGACGCTGTAATGAAGAATAAATCGACTTCAATTTACGGCAACCTTGTGGCTCTGGATGAATCGCCTTTGAAAGAGGGATTGCTTTACGTTGGTAGTGATGATGGATTGATTCACATCAGTCAGGATGGGGGCAATAATTGGACAAAAGTAGAAACTTTTCCGGGAGTACCTGCAAGAACCTATGTCAATATGTTAATTGCCTCATCACACAATGAAAATGTAGTTTATGCGGCTTTCAATAATCACAAAAATGGAGACTTTAAACCATATCTGTTAAAAAGTTCAGATAAAGGGAAATCCTGGAGATCGATCGCAGGCAATTTGCCTGAAAGGGGTTCGGTTTATGCCATCGCTGAAGACCATGTCAACAAGGATCTCTTATTTGCCGGTACAGAATTCGGTTTGTTTTTTACCAACGACGGGGGAGCCAACTGGACTCAATTAAAAAGTGGATTGCCAACCATAGCCATTCGCGACATAGCAATTCAGAAAAGAGAGAATGATCTTGCATTGGCAAGTTTTGGGAGAAGCTTTTACATTTTGGACGATTATACACCATTGAGAACAGTCAGCAGCGAATTGCTCAACAAAGAGGCTCATATTTTTCCGATTAAAGAAGCACTGCTTTACGAAGAAAGCAATCCAATGGGAGGAAGAGGAAAATCTTCTCAAGGTGAATCCTTGTTTACCGCCGATAACCCGCCCTTTGGAGCCATATTCACTTATTATTTAAAGGATAAAACGCAAACCATAGAAGAAAAACGAAAAGAAAAAGAAAAAGAGATCAAGAAAAATAACGGGGATGTTTATTACCCCGATCTTGAGGATTTGCGGAAAGAAGACAGGGAAGAAAAGCCCTATTTATTATTTGTGATTCGCGATATGGATGGTAATCCGGTTCGAAAACTAGAGCAAAGTCCTTCTAAAGGCATCAACAGGCTGGCATGGAATTTAAGATATGCTCCTACAGAACCGATAAAGCTCAGCAGTCCCGAACCGGGCCGTTACAGCTATCCCGCTGAAGGACAATATGTATTACCCGGAAAATATACGGTTGAAATACATCAGAGTATAAACGGTAATATCACAAAAATTCATGATGCAGTCGAGTTTTCTATAAAGCCTTTAAACAATCAAACTTTATTGGCTAAAGACCGAAGTGCTGTTCTGGCATTCCAAAACGATGTGGCTGAATTTAGCCGATCTGTTGATGGAAGCAACAAGCTTTTGGATGAAAGTGAAAACCGTCTCAAGTACATCAAAAAAGCGATTCAGGTTTACCACAGTACGCCGGTAGAATGGATGCCAGAAGTAAAATCAATTGAAGACAAATTATACGATGTAAACCTTGCTTTAAATGGTGACAGGACACTTTCAAGCAGAGAGTTTGAAACAAAACCCGGAATCAATGGGAGAGTCGGTTTTGCTTATTATAATACCTGGTACAATACCACAGAACCAACGGGCACTGCTAGAGAGCAATTAAAGATTGCAAAAGAGCTTTACCCTCCGGTAAAAGCTAAATTGGATGAAGCTGTTAAGGCAATTAAGGATCTCGAAAATAAGATGGATGAAAAGAAAGTGCCTTATACACCGGGAAGAGATGAAAACTGGAAAGAGGAAATGAGGTAA
- a CDS encoding CIA30 family protein — protein MQALTILILIIDFNLNTDLSKWNIVNDVVMGGQSRSQIELTEDGHARFSGHVSLENNGGFASVRYRFDPLSIEGKKFVKILCKGDGSKFQFRLKRSSNEEHSYKSEFKTSSKWETIKIRLNSMEPTYRGRKPDLPNYEADNLEEISILIANAKEQDFEILIDKIWIE, from the coding sequence ATGCAGGCTTTAACTATTCTTATTCTGATCATTGATTTTAATTTAAATACAGACCTTAGTAAATGGAACATCGTCAACGATGTGGTCATGGGTGGGCAATCCAGGAGTCAGATAGAATTGACTGAAGATGGACATGCCAGGTTTTCAGGACATGTTTCACTTGAAAACAATGGGGGTTTTGCTTCCGTGCGCTATCGCTTTGATCCACTTAGCATAGAGGGAAAGAAATTCGTAAAGATTTTATGTAAAGGCGATGGAAGCAAATTCCAGTTTCGTTTAAAGCGAAGTAGCAATGAAGAACATTCCTATAAAAGCGAATTTAAAACTAGTTCCAAATGGGAAACCATAAAAATCCGGCTTAACAGTATGGAACCTACTTATCGGGGTAGAAAACCGGATCTTCCCAATTATGAAGCTGACAATTTAGAAGAGATCTCAATACTAATTGCCAATGCCAAAGAGCAGGATTTTGAAATTCTTATTGATAAAATCTGGATAGAATAA